The region TTGCTTTCAATCTAGTTCAATCGAGAAGATAAACTGGAATTGGTTCCGGCCCTGATGGAGAGAATTATGAGCGAACAAAAACCATTTTCGTCCCTAACCGGCTTTGCCCTGGCCGCTTTAGCAGTGGCCCTAGTTGGCACCGGCTTTGCCCTCTGGACTGGATTTAATGTTTCCCAACGCACTCCTACGATCACGGTGGACCCCGATAATCCCGACATGGCTGTCCCTGGACAGGCACAAATTTACTGGCTTAACAACAACGACACGGCGATCGCCTTTGTGCCCCAAAACATTCCCCCCAACAGTGATCCACCAGAAGTACAGACGGAACGAGCCCTGAAAACCCTATTAGCCGCTCCTGACAGCGACATTTCCGCCATTCCCCCCAATACCAGCCTTCTGAGCCTCACCAAAACCGCCACCGGCATCAACGTTGACCTATCAGCCCAATTCACCGCAGGGGGAGGGAGTCAAAGTATGATTGCCAGACTGGGACAAATTATTTACACCGCTACCAGTACAGACCCCAATCTTCCTGTCCGTTTACTAGTGGAGGGAGAACCTCTAACAGTACTAGGAGGAGAAGGGTTAATGATTGCCCAGCCCATCACCCGCAAGCAATTTGAAACGGATTTTATGCCCCCTGATCGTTGACAATTATGGTCATGGTCTGCTCATCTATGGTGAGGACAGTCGGAATTATCACGGTTTTAGCCGGTAAAAATTAACCCATTCAACCAGATTCAGACTGGACCTTATCAGTCTGGACACCCTGTCTTTAAAAGCCGAACGCTCTGCAATGTCCTCCCCCTCCGAACTTGGTAATGCGTCCTCTGTCCCGTTGCAGTTCTTACTGTTCATCGACGATCGCCCCAACTCCCAAGACAGTGTGCAGGAGATTAATCAATGCCTGACCACCCTGTTGGAGAGACACAGCCATGACCTACAGATTCTCCAAATCAGTAAACATCCTCACCTGGTAGAACATTTTCGTCTGGTCGCCACCCCATCTCTGATCAAACTACAACCAGAGCCACGACAGGTTTTAGCTGGCAGTAATATCATCCAGCAGTTGCAGAAATGGTTGCCCCGCTGGAAACAGGAATTAGAAACGGACTCTGGCCAAGAAGATACGGTTCAATCCCTCAGTTGTCCTCGGGAAATTTCCTCCGTGGGCTATTCCGGGGAACTGATGAAAATGTCCGACGAACTTTTTTTGCTTAAAAAAGATAAGGAAGAATTGATCCAACAAATACAATTCAAAGACCAGATTTTGGCTATGTTGGCCCACGATTTACGCAGCCCCCTCACCGCCGCTTCCATTGCCGTTGATACTTTGGAATTGTTGGAACACAAACCCATCGAAGAGCAGAAACCCGCCCTCAGAAGCCAGCTACTGCATCAAGCCCGCAAGCAGTTCAAAATTATGGATCGCTTGATTGAAGACATTCTACAAGCATCAAAGAATCTTAATTCCCAGTTTCAAGTTCAAGGAAGCGCCCTTGCCATTGCTGATCTTTGCCAGGAAATTCTGGAATTGTATCAGGTAAAATTTAGCAAAAAAAATCTCAGTATCACCTACGACATTCCCAAAGATTTACCTAATGTTTTTGCTGATGAGGAATTAATCCGCCAAGTCATTGCCAATCTTTTGGACAACGCCATCAAGTACACCCCTCCCCATGGTTCCATAACAGTGGGGGCTCTCCATCGCACTACTCAAAAAGTTCAGGTCAGCATCACTGACAACGGCCCCGGCATTCCCAATTCCAAACAAGAAACCATTTTTGAGGGACACTTTCGACTACAACGGGATGAACAGACTGATGGCTATGGTTTAGGTTTGTCCCTCTGTCGCAAAATTATTCAGGCCCACTACGGCCAAATTTGGGTAGATAGCCGCCCCAAACAAGGTAGTTCTTTCCACTTTACATTGCCTGTCTATCGTTGATTGCCGAACCATTAACCAGGGCTAAAGTAGATCAATAACGGCTTTGGCCGCCGCTTCCCCCGTGCGAATTGCGCCATCAAAAAAACCGGCCCAACGGGGGGCAATTTCTGTCCCAGCCCAATGAATCCGACCCACCGGAGCACTCAAGGCTTGCCCAAAACTTGTCCAGACTCCGGGCGGCATAAAAGCAGCATATCCTCCCCCCACCCATTGTTCGCTAGGCCAATCAACTTCATCATAGGTGACAGGGGATAAGGCTTCTTCCCCAAAATACAGGGCCAAATCTGACAACACTCCTTGGCGACGTTCCTCTGTACCCATGGCAATCCATTTTGCATAACGATCGCCGACTACGAAGGAAGCAATTACCCCAACCCCCGTGGTGGGGTCAGAACTATCGGCACATAATTCGATCCAGGTGGTGTTGCCCAAGCCAATGCCCGCTAACCCTTTCTCCCGCCAAAAAGGGCGATCGTAGGAAATTAAAAGCTTACAACAGGTGCCCATGGGTACTCTTTGGGTAAGTTGCTGGCGGAGGGGAGGCATGGGGGGACTATAGGTAATTCTTCCGGCCAAATGGGGTGGGGTTGCCACAATGGCGAATTTTCCTTGGTATTTCCCTTTTGTAGTAGTTATCTCCACTCCCCTATCGTCCTGGGCAATGTGTATAACCGGTTCTCCCAAGATGACAGAATCCCCCAATTCAGCGGCAATTGTTTGGGGAATTTGTCCTGCCCCACCGTGTAATAGTTCAGCTTCAGGATTTTCCCCTTGGGACGCCGATTTATGGCCCCATAAAATGTGTAAAAGAGATACCTGGGAAGGCTCGGCAGGGCCTAAAAACCCCACAGCACGACACATATAAGAAAAATACCAATGGCCGAATGCTGTATGGGTATTTTCCTTAATCCAATCGGCAAAGGTTTGACTGTCTAACTTTTTATTTTCTGGCGTAGCTTCGGGATGTTGCTCGTCCAAACCTTGGGCAAGGGTGTCGAATTTTTCCCAGGCCGCCATGGCATCATTCCATTCATCAGAACTTATTTTCGGGACTTCCCCTTGGAACACCCCTTGAAAAAAACCATCAAACTCATAACGCTTCCCATTAAATAACAGTACCTTCAAGCCGTCGGAGGGACTGGGAAAACGTCCCACATTATATTCATCAAGCAACGCCAGAAAACGATCCTGGGTGGGGCCTACCCATTGGCCTCCCCGGTCAATCCATTGTCCCGATGGCAAATATTCTCCATACATTCTCCCCCCCAATTTCTCCTGGGCTTCAATAACCAAGACAGAATGGTTAGCCCGAGATAAATTACGGGCAGCTATCAACCCCGACAATCCTGAACCGACAATTATGCAATCCCAAGATAATGAAGACATTACAGCGCCGATTTAAATTTCCCTCGCATGATCGTAACACCGTAAATCATATATTCGTATACTCGTAAATATTTTTAGTTTTACGCGAAATATCCAGCCTGTATGGAACATTGGTTGGGGGAATGCAGTTTAATAGTCTTGTGAGCGCCCCGAGCAAAATTTTCTGAATTACCCCAATGACAGCAGGACGAAACCAGCGCCTATCGCCCGTATTGTTACAGAGTAGTATCGGCCTGTTGATCCTGACTGCTCTGATCCTTTTGGCATTCAGCACCCTGTGGCTAAAAAATATCCGTTTTGGTTCCCGTTCCTACCGAGCCACAGTGCTTTTTAGTGATGCGGCGGGCATGTTAGTGGGCACCAGGGTTGACTATCGCGGGGTTAGGGTTGGTCAGGTGGTCAGCGTTACCCCCCAACCGGAAGGGGTAGCAGTCGAAGTGGAAATTAGTCCCACCGATCGCCTAATTTCTAGTAATGCGGAAATCCAAGCGCGCCAATCTGGGTTAATTGGGGAAACTTCCATCAATATCGTTCCCACTGCTAGGGCTTTGCCCCAGGAAGTAGACTATAATCCCCTGGATAAGGACTGTAATCCGGAAGTGATTATTTGCAACGGTTCAATTTTAATGGGGCAGGATGCGCTGGACGTTAATGCCCTAATTCGGGCCATGATGCGTATTTCTGACTTTTTCAGTGAACCGCAAATCAATGAAGCCATTCGGGCCCTGGCGACCCAAACTCCGGAAGCGTTGAAGGATATTAGCCAGTTTAGTAATGAAGCGGCTACCCTATTGCGGGAAATTAACCAGGATGGGGGAGTAAAAAATATTCGTCGCACCCTGGCTTCTGTGGATCAAAGTGCCCAGGACTTATCGGTTTTGAGCCGGGAAGCCACTGGCACCGTCCGTGCCCTCAACCAAGGGGGAACTATTCCGGAAATTAACCGCAGCTTGCGGTCTGTGGGATCAGCGACGGAGCAAATCCAAGCTTTTTTAGAAATTAATAATCAACGGTTGGGGGCCACCCTCACCAGTCTCCAGGGCACCAGCGACCAGTTACAGATCAGTGTTAAAAACCTTGAACCCCCTTTGGTGCAACTATTAACCCAGGTTAACGACCAAGATACGGTGGGCAACCTCAATCAAGCTTTAGCAGATCTAAAGGCAGTGGCAGACAATGCTAATCAGTTGACTGTTAATCTGAATCAATTTGCCGATCACCTCAATGATCCCCAAACAATTATTTTGTTACAGCAGTTGTTGGAATCGGCCCGGGCCGCCACCCAGAACCTGGAAAAAATCACTTCCGATGTGGATCAAATCACCGGCAACCCAGCTTTGCGGGAACAGTTAATTCGCCTCATTCAAGGACTAAGTAATTTGGTTTCCACCACAGAACATCTGACCAAACAGGTGCAATATGCCCAGCAATTAAACCAACTTTCCGATGATTTGGCCATGGTGGCCCGAGCCCAGGAATTGCAAACTCCCACAGTGATTCCCCCCGAACCAAAAAAAGCCGTTACAAAACCCTAGGAAACTCCTAAAATTAGCTTTCGAGATGTGCGTCATTAATCGCCTGAAAGTTACTACGAATTATTACTTTTAATTACCTTTTCCCATGACTGCTGTACCCCCATCCTGCCAAATCCTTGACGGTAAAGCCCTCGCCCAGAAAATACAGGGGGAATTACAACGGGACATTGCCCAACTGGTGGCCCAGGGGCATCGATCGCCGGGGTTGGCGGTGTTGATGGTGGGGGACAATCCGGCCAGCGCAGTGTACGTCCGCAATAAGGAAAGAGTCTGTGAAAAATTGGGCATGGTTTCCTTTGGTAAACATTTCCCCGCTGATACGGACCAGGAAACATTGACAGCGGCGATCGCCAGCTTGAATGAAGACGAACGGGTGGACGGCATTTTGGTACAATTGCCCCTGCCGGATCACCTTGATGCGGTCAAACTATTGCACACCATTGATCCCGGTAAAGATGCAGACGGGTTACACCCCGTTAATTTGGGACATTTGGTGCGGGGGGAAGAGGGCCTGAGGAGTTGTACCCCAGCGGGGGTGATGGCATTGTTAGCAGAATATGACCTTGAGCTAACCGGCAAAAATGCGGTGGTTTTGGGGCGCAGTATTCTAGTGGGCAAACCCCTGGCCCTGATGTTGCTAGAGAAAAATTGCACCGTCACCATTGCCCATTCCCGTACCCAAAACCTGGCCGAGATTACCCGTCAGGCAGACATTCTCGTAGCGGCGATCGGTAAGCCGGAATTTGTCACCGCCGATATGGTCAAACCAGGGGCGATCGTGGTGGATGTGGGCATTAATCGTCTGGATTTGGGAGAAGGAAAATCCAAACTGGTGGGGGATGTGGATTTTAGCGGGGTTGCGCCTATGGCCAGTTACCTCACCCCCGTACCCGGTGGCATTGGCCCCATGACGGTGACTCTGTTGTTGGCTAACACTGTGGCTAGTTATCGACAACGGTTGGGTATTTAACTTTGCTACACTGGGGAGCGCACTTGAAAACCCCTAACCCTTGGGGGAATCGAGTTAGCGAACCATTCCAGCAAAACAATAACCATGGGTGATTTTTTAGCCAACGTTTCCCGCTACCCCCGGTATCTGATCACTTTTACCCTAGGCATATTTTTCTCCGTTTTTACCTGGCTCCAACCCCTGTTGAAAAATCGCGTGGGGGCGATCGCCCTGATGGGACTACTGGTCAGTGGATTCATTTTTCTCTATTTCACTCTGCGCGCCATGTTAGGATTGACCGTGTAGAGGGAGTTTGGGTTAATCTGCCCAGGCTCAAACTTTTTTGTTGCCGAGGAGTAGGTCTATGGCCACCAGTCGTCGAGTTTCCCGGGTGTCGTCCCTAATTAAGCGGGAAGTTAGTCAAATGCTTCTCCACGAAATTAAAGATGACCGGGTGGGCACAGGCATAGTTAGTGTTACGGAAGTGGAAGTTTCCGGTGACCTACAGCACGCTAAGATTTTTGTCAGCATTTACGGCTCCCCCGAAGCCAAAGCCTCCACCATGGCTGGATTGCACTCCGCTGCTCCCTTTGTCCGCCGAGAACTGGGGCAACGGATGCGTTTACGGCGTACCCCGGAAGTTTCCTTTTTAGAAGACCGCTCTTTGGAACGGGGAGACCAAATTCTCAATCTCCTGAACAATTTGCCCCCGGCGATCCCCAGCGAAGACTTGGAAGACCCGGATTCTGACCCCGCCCTGGATTAACTTTCTCTACGGGTAGACTGGCTCGGTACAGGGTGCGATAAACTACCAACGATCCCACCACACAAGTTTCTCCGGTTATATTCCACAACACTTAATCAAGTTTTAAGCAAACAGCAATGACAGAGGTATTACGGGTAGGACGGCCAGCACCGGATTTCACCGCCACGGCGATCGTTGATCAAAGCTTCCAGACCGTCAAACTGAGCACCTACCGTGGTAAGTACCTGGTGCTGTTTTTTTACCCCCTAGATTTCACTTTTGTCTGCCCCACGGAAATCATTGCCTTTAGCGATCGCCATGGCGAATTTACCGCCCTAGATGCAGAAGTTTTAGGCGTCTCCGTAGACAGTGAGTTTTCCCACCTTGCCTGGATTCAGACCGAACGAAAAATGGGGGGCATCGGTGACATCAACTATCCCCTGGTATCGGATCTCAAAAAAGAAATTAGCCAAGCCTATAACGTCCTCGAACCCGATGCGGGCATTGCCCTGCGGGGACTATTCATCATTGACCGGGAAGGAATTTTACAATACTTCACCGTCAATAATCTCTCCTTTGGCCGGAGTGTGGACGAAACTCTACGGGTACTAAAAGCCATTCGCCATGTGCAGTCCCATCCCAATGAAGTTTGCCCAGTGGATTGGCAGGAAGGAGACAAAACCATGATCCCCGACCCAGAAAAAGCTAAAACCTATTTTGAGGCAGCGGCGGAATCTTAGACTTCCCCAGGCCAAAAAATACAGATCCCTAGTGAAAAATTTTTACTGCTAAACCGACTGGCTAGAGAGAAAACATAGGCGAGCTAATAGTTTTGATGTTTTGCTAACATCGCTAATGTTGCCCATATCCACCAACATCCACTAATTTTCGGACCCATTTTTCTGATGATTAACTCCCCTTTCTCCCGGCTGACCCCCATGTCTTCTATAACTAATTCCCTAACCCTGGCTATGGCCGGTATTTCTCTAGCAGTGGGCCTAGCAAGCCCTGGCCATGCCGAAACCTGTGTGCCTATTCCCCTCGTCGGAGGCCAGGGTAATAGTGTGACTAAAACCGTTGCTGTTCCGACTATTCCCGCCGGGCCACTAGGCATGTTGGGAATTAACATAACTCGTAATAATTGGAATACTGATTGGGCGGTGCCGGGGAGAACGGTTTTCAAAAAATTTGTGATGACGATAACCTCTGCTGAATCCAACCCCTTTGATATTCGGATGTTTTTAAAATATAGCGATCAAACCGCTACGGAGCTTTTCAATCAACAAGGTTTTGTCTTTAAACCCAATACTCCCTTGGAAATTGTTGGCAATGCCACCGCCGAAGATCAGCCCTATCAGGTAAATCTTTTTGTTAATGGGTTAGACTCATTGGGCAAAACCTACACGGCCACCCTAGTGGGTTGTCGCTAAATCTATGACTGACTAGTTAACTCGCTAGATTTACTAGATTTATCAGTATTAAAGTCCTGCAAACAAATTCTAAGACATGGTCAAATATTGCCGTTCAGGATGTTGTTCCCGTTGTAGTTGCTCCAGGGTATCAACGAAGTCTGCAATGCCTTGAAATCTCCCATACACGGAAGCAAAACGGATGTAGGCCACTTCGCTTTCCTGGCGTAAATATTGCAACACCATCTGCCCGATCGCCTCGCTGTGAATTTCGCGTTTCGGTTGTTGTTGTAAATTAGCTTCAATTT is a window of Synechocystis sp. PCC 7338 DNA encoding:
- a CDS encoding GerMN domain-containing protein, translating into MSEQKPFSSLTGFALAALAVALVGTGFALWTGFNVSQRTPTITVDPDNPDMAVPGQAQIYWLNNNDTAIAFVPQNIPPNSDPPEVQTERALKTLLAAPDSDISAIPPNTSLLSLTKTATGINVDLSAQFTAGGGSQSMIARLGQIIYTATSTDPNLPVRLLVEGEPLTVLGGEGLMIAQPITRKQFETDFMPPDR
- a CDS encoding histidine kinase, which codes for MSSPSELGNASSVPLQFLLFIDDRPNSQDSVQEINQCLTTLLERHSHDLQILQISKHPHLVEHFRLVATPSLIKLQPEPRQVLAGSNIIQQLQKWLPRWKQELETDSGQEDTVQSLSCPREISSVGYSGELMKMSDELFLLKKDKEELIQQIQFKDQILAMLAHDLRSPLTAASIAVDTLELLEHKPIEEQKPALRSQLLHQARKQFKIMDRLIEDILQASKNLNSQFQVQGSALAIADLCQEILELYQVKFSKKNLSITYDIPKDLPNVFADEELIRQVIANLLDNAIKYTPPHGSITVGALHRTTQKVQVSITDNGPGIPNSKQETIFEGHFRLQRDEQTDGYGLGLSLCRKIIQAHYGQIWVDSRPKQGSSFHFTLPVYR
- a CDS encoding L-amino acid dehydrogenase, translating into MSSLSWDCIIVGSGLSGLIAARNLSRANHSVLVIEAQEKLGGRMYGEYLPSGQWIDRGGQWVGPTQDRFLALLDEYNVGRFPSPSDGLKVLLFNGKRYEFDGFFQGVFQGEVPKISSDEWNDAMAAWEKFDTLAQGLDEQHPEATPENKKLDSQTFADWIKENTHTAFGHWYFSYMCRAVGFLGPAEPSQVSLLHILWGHKSASQGENPEAELLHGGAGQIPQTIAAELGDSVILGEPVIHIAQDDRGVEITTTKGKYQGKFAIVATPPHLAGRITYSPPMPPLRQQLTQRVPMGTCCKLLISYDRPFWREKGLAGIGLGNTTWIELCADSSDPTTGVGVIASFVVGDRYAKWIAMGTEERRQGVLSDLALYFGEEALSPVTYDEVDWPSEQWVGGGYAAFMPPGVWTSFGQALSAPVGRIHWAGTEIAPRWAGFFDGAIRTGEAAAKAVIDLL
- a CDS encoding MlaD family protein, translated to MTAGRNQRLSPVLLQSSIGLLILTALILLAFSTLWLKNIRFGSRSYRATVLFSDAAGMLVGTRVDYRGVRVGQVVSVTPQPEGVAVEVEISPTDRLISSNAEIQARQSGLIGETSINIVPTARALPQEVDYNPLDKDCNPEVIICNGSILMGQDALDVNALIRAMMRISDFFSEPQINEAIRALATQTPEALKDISQFSNEAATLLREINQDGGVKNIRRTLASVDQSAQDLSVLSREATGTVRALNQGGTIPEINRSLRSVGSATEQIQAFLEINNQRLGATLTSLQGTSDQLQISVKNLEPPLVQLLTQVNDQDTVGNLNQALADLKAVADNANQLTVNLNQFADHLNDPQTIILLQQLLESARAATQNLEKITSDVDQITGNPALREQLIRLIQGLSNLVSTTEHLTKQVQYAQQLNQLSDDLAMVARAQELQTPTVIPPEPKKAVTKP
- the folD gene encoding bifunctional methylenetetrahydrofolate dehydrogenase/methenyltetrahydrofolate cyclohydrolase FolD, with protein sequence MTAVPPSCQILDGKALAQKIQGELQRDIAQLVAQGHRSPGLAVLMVGDNPASAVYVRNKERVCEKLGMVSFGKHFPADTDQETLTAAIASLNEDERVDGILVQLPLPDHLDAVKLLHTIDPGKDADGLHPVNLGHLVRGEEGLRSCTPAGVMALLAEYDLELTGKNAVVLGRSILVGKPLALMLLEKNCTVTIAHSRTQNLAEITRQADILVAAIGKPEFVTADMVKPGAIVVDVGINRLDLGEGKSKLVGDVDFSGVAPMASYLTPVPGGIGPMTVTLLLANTVASYRQRLGI
- a CDS encoding DUF751 family protein; its protein translation is MGDFLANVSRYPRYLITFTLGIFFSVFTWLQPLLKNRVGAIALMGLLVSGFIFLYFTLRAMLGLTV
- the rbfA gene encoding 30S ribosome-binding factor RbfA, coding for MATSRRVSRVSSLIKREVSQMLLHEIKDDRVGTGIVSVTEVEVSGDLQHAKIFVSIYGSPEAKASTMAGLHSAAPFVRRELGQRMRLRRTPEVSFLEDRSLERGDQILNLLNNLPPAIPSEDLEDPDSDPALD
- a CDS encoding peroxiredoxin, with protein sequence MTEVLRVGRPAPDFTATAIVDQSFQTVKLSTYRGKYLVLFFYPLDFTFVCPTEIIAFSDRHGEFTALDAEVLGVSVDSEFSHLAWIQTERKMGGIGDINYPLVSDLKKEISQAYNVLEPDAGIALRGLFIIDREGILQYFTVNNLSFGRSVDETLRVLKAIRHVQSHPNEVCPVDWQEGDKTMIPDPEKAKTYFEAAAES